The Gillisia sp. Hel_I_86 genome has a segment encoding these proteins:
- a CDS encoding IS4 family transposase: MRRGLTGLGDKRLVYRGNKILSDLFSKSVHSIRQLSRNESDAKAVYRFLQNDRVSEEDIVENLVHNCQMACAGKFVVCIQDTTEVNLSSHGNRINKDGFVGTTNAKNSQGLGFFVHPSLVLDAVSGTPYGYSDIKIWNRSLDFKSKHERQYGKLPMEEKESYKWIEVSKNTQASLRDVVAGMVIVQDREGDIYEQFASIPDARTDLLIRARADRTLADGSKLFSCLADQPCQGSYEVQVDACAKTRRKKRTAKIEIRYKEVELKRTRAASKAVAPSIKLYLVEAKEANRTGPDRVCWRLLTSLPIETLEMAEMCVEWYKWRWTIEEVFKILKKEGYNIEASELEHGSSVRKLSLLIMEVIIQLFLMRLAYAVPEGEMSADSCFTEEEQAFLEHQIIRLEGRTGKQKNPYKEKGLKRYVWAIARLGGWKGYESKRHPGITTLWIGLKYFKAAMEGWTIHKDVSTR; encoded by the coding sequence ATGAGAAGGGGGCTCACAGGCTTAGGGGATAAACGTTTGGTTTATCGGGGCAACAAGATTTTATCGGACCTGTTCAGCAAGAGCGTCCATTCGATCCGTCAGCTCAGCAGGAACGAATCAGACGCAAAGGCCGTTTACCGTTTTTTGCAGAACGATAGGGTCAGTGAAGAAGATATAGTAGAGAACCTGGTACATAATTGCCAGATGGCTTGTGCGGGCAAATTTGTTGTCTGTATCCAAGATACCACGGAGGTCAACCTAAGCAGCCATGGTAATAGGATCAACAAAGATGGCTTTGTGGGCACGACCAATGCGAAGAATTCCCAGGGACTGGGGTTCTTTGTCCACCCAAGTTTGGTCTTGGATGCCGTGAGCGGCACCCCCTACGGCTATTCTGATATTAAGATCTGGAACAGGTCCTTGGACTTCAAATCAAAGCATGAAAGACAGTACGGCAAGCTGCCCATGGAAGAAAAAGAGTCCTATAAGTGGATAGAGGTGTCCAAAAACACACAGGCCTCACTAAGGGACGTGGTAGCGGGAATGGTGATCGTACAAGATAGGGAAGGGGATATCTACGAACAGTTTGCAAGCATACCAGATGCACGAACAGATCTATTGATAAGGGCCCGTGCGGATAGGACCTTGGCGGATGGGTCAAAATTGTTCAGCTGCCTGGCGGACCAGCCCTGTCAAGGGTCCTATGAGGTACAGGTGGATGCCTGTGCAAAGACCAGAAGGAAAAAAAGGACCGCAAAAATTGAAATCAGATATAAAGAGGTAGAACTGAAAAGGACCAGGGCGGCCAGCAAGGCAGTGGCGCCCAGCATAAAACTATATCTGGTGGAGGCCAAAGAGGCTAACCGGACCGGACCGGACAGGGTGTGCTGGAGGTTATTGACAAGCCTGCCCATAGAGACCCTGGAAATGGCAGAAATGTGCGTGGAATGGTATAAGTGGAGGTGGACGATAGAAGAGGTGTTCAAGATATTGAAAAAAGAGGGCTACAATATCGAGGCGTCAGAGCTGGAGCATGGGTCATCGGTAAGAAAACTGAGCTTGTTGATAATGGAGGTCATCATCCAACTGTTCTTGATGCGGCTGGCGTATGCAGTACCAGAAGGAGAGATGAGCGCCGATAGCTGTTTCACGGAAGAAGAGCAAGCGTTTTTAGAGCACCAGATAATAAGACTGGAAGGTAGGACAGGGAAACAAAAAAACCCGTACAAGGAAAAAGGGCTAAAAAGATATGTTTGGGCGATAGCTAGACTTGGCGGATGGAAAGGCTATGAAAGCAAAAGGCATCCCGGCATAACGACCCTATGGATAGGACTGAAATATTTTAAGGCGGCCATGGAAGGG
- a CDS encoding GH36-type glycosyl hydrolase domain-containing protein, giving the protein MKVKSTTVIEMLFRMRKYFQKRISFLNSTAADPIRSELFNFDQMKTHACIVAGSHKILKGKRSDKLLQRLGDNEKTLLEVRNLLVESIQVGQAITPAAEWLLDNFYLIEEQIVTAKKHLPKKYSEGLPYLVNGNSKGMPRVYDIALEIIAHSDCCVDSNGLKSFISAYQSQKNLTLGELWAVPIMIKLAVIENLRRIAENIALDMIDNNIADYWSEQMIETVKKDPVDLVLTIANMARSNPILNSPFVAGFTRRLKGKGPAFALPLNWLEQQLSKEGIAGADLVWHENQKQAADQVSVKNSIGTLRSIGSTDWRKFVEASSIVEQILRKDITGTYPRLDFATRDSYRHVIESIAKNSPLSEIEIAEKAIELTKRPSLADEPYNRQKYVGYYLISEGLDQLKKVAQMRSNAKQDLNGFMEKRPVFIYLFSISILALAVAFGMLSVAWSYGDFSWQLLILVALLCLAGAAHLAISFTNWLATIWIKPKILPRLDFSKSIPVKYRTLVTIPTMLSSKDAIEENVEALEIRFLANRKKNLYFSLLTDFTDAYSETKPDDRSLLHLVSERIQQLNEKYSQPGKPDIFYLFHRARKWNPKEGKWMGYERKRGKLAALNTLLRGGDKKDFSQIVGDYGDLKNIKYIITLDSDTQLPRETAWKLIGTMAHPLNWAVYDEGKKRVVQGYGILQPRVASYFPKGKTSLYLRLQGDMKGIDPYSRASSDVYQDIFKEGSFIGKGIYDVDIFKKVVGERFPENRVLSHDLLEGSYTRSGLLSDVVLYENSPSSYEEDIKRHHRWIRGDWQIAAWILPFTRNKKGKLVRNELSLLSRWKITDNLRRSLLPISLLLILALGWFILPKPWFWTLAVTIIILLPVMAAAFLRLFRRPEDIDFNAHISEVGSSVKEVLLRFIFGIAVLPYEAYRFTDAIIRTNWRMLVSGKKLLEWTPSAIASHQSKNNIRFNYQKMWIGPVLSIVFLIVFLYSNLPAFFVSSPILILWFLSPTIAWRLSLTEKEEVPDLTSAQKIFLHKSARKTWSFFEDFVIEGENWLPPDNFQQHPSPVIAHRTSPTNIGLSLLANLTAYDFGYISMGEMLFRCNNTIKTLQKMERYKGHFYNWYDTHSFSILRPAYVSTVDSGNLVGHLLILRQGILAFKSSPIFNAECYNGLYSTIGIIRDLLKGEKDENIENIESLLVNAIYEENKSLSVIKRNLDDLGTLSGKITGFDENKESGKWMLKLKNQIESTREDLYRQISWLNLLPIPESFTGLSKLDLNHSLLSLREINEELLYQIEYYKKETNQRNEADWLVKLETDLKSGKDFIQEKLIYFEELAEQLEQLSIVDYGFLMDKNTGHLSIGYNVDELRRDDSFYDMLASEARMGIFVGIAQGKLPQESWFSLGRLLTDSKDGPILLSWSGSMFEYLMPQLVMPTYENTLLHATNIAMVKRQIEYAKKRNVPWGISESGYNSVDASLNYQYQAFGVPGLGLKRGLEEDLVIAPYASMLALTVAPKKAASNLKLLSEEGFEGEYGFFEAIDYTKTRLPRGENHVLINSFMTHHQGMGLLSLAYVLLNKPMQNRFAAELRFQATLLLLQERIPKRSIFYAHTAKVTDIHTTEAQAQLRIIDTPNTPIPELQLLSNGDYQVMVTNSGGGYSRWKNLAVTRWREDSIKDNYGIFCYIKDVKSGNFWSNTYHPTLQPSENYEALFSQGTVEFHRQDFDFETKTQIVVSPEDDVEIRKIRITNRSQYPRVLEVTSYTEVVLATQASDEAHPAFSNLFVQTEIQPEYNAIFGTRRPRSKDEFPPHFFHLMDAYGTQVEEVSFETDRMQFIGRGRTLAYPQALDDGRLSGNQGAVLDPVMATKYRISIKPFSTATINLVYGICESREGSEALMHKYRDKNLKKRALDLSWTHSQVLLRQINATEAEAQIFGKLASSVIYSNPALRANEAVIKSNFRGQSGLWSHSVSGDLPIVLLQIFNSENLDLVTQMIKAYNYWQLKGLNVDLVIWNEDHGSYRHELQDQILGMISAGDTLTSHIPGKIYVKSIDQISSEDRILFESVAKIIITDNNGSLSKQISRQYREIGSSPLLEVKSRTSEKIGLENVVMPPDLKYFNGTGGFTADGKEYKMLTNKEETTPAPWANIIANPTIGTVVSESGSAYTWAVNAHEYRITPWHNDPVTDTGGEAFYLRDEETGLFWSPAPFPAKGESNYITTHGFGYTSYEHIENGISSEMKVFVDKEAPIKFVVLKIKNKTDGLRKLSTTGYLEIILGDVRSKTNMHILSEYDVQSGALFFRNRYNDAFAKRVAFFKIIGVSKYSNTTDRSKFIGRNRSLSNPKALHRQDLRGRIGAGRDTCAGLQGKFNLLPEEEREIVFLIGSGDDTASAIKLVQNFSDLNIVNQSFDQIKEYWNEIVDTVQVQTPDEALNLLANGWLTYQTIASRLFARSGFYQSGGAFGFRDQVQDVLSLLHHKPEFARKQILLNASRQFKEGDVQHWWHPPEGKGVRTNCSDDLLWLPFVVYRYLNATGDLEILKEKTGFLESRLLLEGEDSLYDLPISGNSSADLYHHCCLTIKHSLRFGQYGLPLMGSGDWNDGMDQVGNEGKGESVWLAFFLYDILSNFEKVAIKYGDTEFAVICKEEALKLQSNIEKFAWDGEWYKRAWFDDGTPLGSKVNEECSIDAISQSWSVLTNAAPEERRNQAMDSLNKYLVKRDMKIIQLLDPPFDKSALNPGYIKGYVPGVRENGGQYSHAAIWTLMAFAALGDRKTAYELFNMIQPITHALNQEDVQIYKVEPYVMAADVYANETHRGRGGWTWYTGSAGWMNQFIIGSLLGMELLVDHLKFTPCYPEEWPSVTIDYRFKTTTYNITIFQERNMEGSWWKMENEQGKGNIIPLKDDGGQHGVEVHILI; this is encoded by the coding sequence ATGAAGGTTAAAAGCACTACAGTGATCGAAATGCTATTTAGGATGCGTAAATATTTTCAAAAGCGTATTTCCTTTTTAAATTCTACTGCGGCAGACCCTATACGCTCAGAATTATTCAATTTCGATCAAATGAAAACCCATGCCTGTATAGTAGCAGGGTCCCATAAAATACTAAAAGGCAAACGGAGCGATAAGCTTTTACAAAGATTGGGGGACAATGAAAAAACCCTACTGGAGGTACGCAACTTGCTGGTTGAAAGTATTCAGGTTGGCCAGGCAATAACACCTGCAGCAGAATGGCTCCTGGACAATTTTTATTTAATTGAAGAACAAATTGTTACTGCCAAAAAACACCTGCCAAAAAAATATAGCGAAGGTCTACCCTATCTGGTCAATGGAAACTCTAAAGGTATGCCCCGGGTTTATGATATTGCGCTCGAAATAATAGCACACAGTGATTGCTGCGTGGACTCGAATGGATTAAAAAGTTTTATATCGGCTTACCAATCACAAAAAAATCTTACACTGGGAGAATTATGGGCTGTCCCGATCATGATAAAACTTGCTGTTATTGAAAATCTTAGAAGGATTGCTGAAAATATAGCACTGGATATGATAGACAATAACATAGCAGATTATTGGAGCGAGCAAATGATCGAAACCGTAAAAAAGGATCCTGTTGACCTGGTTTTGACCATTGCGAATATGGCAAGATCCAACCCCATTTTAAATAGTCCGTTTGTCGCGGGATTTACCCGCAGACTCAAGGGAAAAGGTCCAGCCTTTGCCTTACCATTAAACTGGTTGGAGCAACAATTATCCAAGGAGGGAATCGCCGGTGCCGACCTGGTGTGGCACGAAAACCAAAAACAAGCTGCTGATCAGGTATCCGTTAAAAACAGCATTGGCACATTGCGATCCATCGGCTCCACTGACTGGCGCAAATTTGTAGAAGCCTCAAGTATAGTAGAACAAATATTACGCAAAGACATAACAGGCACTTATCCCCGATTGGATTTTGCCACACGTGACAGCTATAGGCATGTGATTGAATCCATTGCGAAAAACAGTCCTCTTTCTGAAATAGAAATTGCAGAAAAAGCTATTGAATTAACAAAGAGACCCAGTTTAGCAGACGAACCATATAATAGACAAAAATATGTAGGCTATTACCTGATTAGTGAAGGTTTAGACCAATTAAAGAAAGTGGCGCAGATGCGTTCTAATGCAAAACAAGATCTAAACGGGTTCATGGAAAAAAGACCGGTTTTCATTTACCTTTTTTCTATATCCATTCTTGCTTTGGCCGTGGCTTTCGGGATGCTCTCGGTAGCTTGGAGCTATGGGGATTTTAGCTGGCAATTGCTAATACTGGTAGCACTTTTATGTTTGGCTGGCGCAGCTCATTTGGCTATTTCCTTTACCAACTGGTTGGCAACGATATGGATAAAACCTAAAATTTTACCCAGACTGGATTTTTCAAAATCCATCCCTGTGAAATACCGTACCCTCGTAACCATTCCAACAATGCTTTCAAGCAAAGATGCAATTGAGGAGAATGTGGAAGCACTTGAAATACGCTTTTTAGCAAACCGGAAAAAAAATTTATACTTCAGTCTATTAACCGATTTTACGGATGCCTACTCAGAAACAAAACCGGATGACCGGTCGCTTCTCCACTTGGTAAGCGAAAGAATCCAACAATTGAATGAGAAATACAGCCAACCCGGAAAGCCGGATATTTTTTATCTTTTCCACCGTGCGAGAAAATGGAACCCGAAAGAAGGGAAATGGATGGGATATGAGCGAAAAAGAGGGAAACTCGCTGCTTTAAATACACTGTTAAGGGGTGGAGATAAAAAGGATTTTAGCCAAATTGTTGGAGATTACGGAGATCTGAAAAATATAAAATATATAATCACACTCGATTCAGACACTCAGCTTCCAAGGGAGACCGCATGGAAATTAATAGGAACTATGGCTCATCCCCTAAACTGGGCAGTATATGACGAAGGAAAAAAGCGGGTGGTACAGGGGTATGGAATTTTGCAGCCAAGAGTAGCCTCCTATTTTCCTAAAGGCAAAACTTCTCTTTATTTACGTTTGCAAGGGGACATGAAAGGCATAGACCCTTATTCCCGGGCATCTTCAGATGTTTATCAGGACATCTTTAAAGAAGGCTCTTTTATTGGTAAAGGCATTTACGATGTGGATATATTTAAAAAAGTTGTGGGCGAACGTTTTCCCGAAAACCGTGTTCTTAGCCATGATCTATTAGAAGGTAGCTATACCCGCTCCGGTTTATTAAGTGATGTTGTATTATATGAAAACAGTCCTTCCAGTTATGAAGAGGATATAAAACGCCATCATCGTTGGATCAGGGGCGATTGGCAAATAGCCGCATGGATATTGCCATTTACGAGAAATAAAAAGGGAAAGCTTGTCAGGAACGAACTTTCTCTTTTATCCCGATGGAAAATAACAGACAATCTGCGCAGAAGCTTGTTGCCCATTTCTCTTTTATTGATTTTAGCTCTTGGCTGGTTCATTTTACCCAAACCCTGGTTTTGGACCCTGGCCGTCACCATTATTATACTATTGCCCGTAATGGCAGCAGCTTTTCTTAGGTTATTCCGCCGCCCAGAAGATATAGACTTTAATGCTCATATTTCCGAAGTAGGGAGTTCTGTCAAGGAAGTATTATTGCGCTTTATATTCGGGATAGCTGTATTGCCATATGAAGCCTATCGGTTTACAGATGCTATAATCCGAACCAACTGGAGAATGCTCGTTAGCGGTAAAAAACTTTTGGAATGGACGCCATCTGCCATCGCTTCCCATCAATCAAAAAACAACATTAGGTTCAATTACCAAAAAATGTGGATTGGCCCGGTATTGTCCATTGTTTTTCTTATAGTGTTCTTATATTCAAATTTACCCGCATTTTTTGTTTCTTCACCTATTCTTATTTTATGGTTCCTTTCCCCCACTATTGCCTGGAGATTGAGTCTGACGGAAAAAGAAGAAGTCCCGGATCTCACCTCGGCACAAAAAATATTTCTTCATAAATCTGCCAGAAAAACGTGGAGCTTTTTTGAGGACTTTGTGATTGAAGGAGAAAACTGGCTTCCGCCGGACAATTTCCAGCAACATCCGAGTCCGGTAATCGCGCACCGTACCTCGCCAACCAATATAGGCCTCTCTTTGCTAGCGAACCTTACAGCATATGATTTTGGATACATCAGCATGGGGGAAATGCTTTTTAGATGCAACAACACCATCAAAACATTACAAAAAATGGAGCGTTATAAGGGCCATTTTTACAATTGGTATGACACACATTCTTTTTCAATATTGCGACCGGCATACGTATCCACAGTTGATAGTGGAAACCTGGTGGGCCATCTACTTATTTTGCGACAAGGCATTTTAGCATTTAAGTCCAGTCCAATTTTCAATGCTGAATGTTATAATGGTCTTTACTCTACGATAGGGATAATACGGGATTTGCTGAAAGGTGAAAAAGATGAAAATATAGAAAATATAGAAAGTTTGTTGGTTAATGCTATTTATGAAGAAAACAAATCTTTGTCAGTAATAAAAAGAAATTTAGACGATCTGGGAACTCTTAGCGGCAAAATAACGGGGTTTGATGAAAATAAGGAATCGGGGAAATGGATGCTCAAATTAAAAAATCAAATTGAAAGCACCCGGGAAGATTTATACAGGCAAATTTCTTGGTTGAATCTCTTACCCATTCCAGAGTCATTTACTGGTTTATCAAAATTGGACCTCAACCATTCCCTGCTCTCCCTAAGGGAAATAAATGAGGAATTGCTATATCAGATTGAATATTATAAAAAAGAAACAAATCAGCGAAATGAGGCTGATTGGTTGGTAAAATTAGAAACTGATTTAAAATCCGGAAAAGATTTTATTCAAGAAAAACTCATCTATTTTGAGGAATTAGCTGAACAACTGGAGCAGTTGAGCATTGTGGACTATGGATTTCTGATGGACAAAAATACCGGTCATCTTTCGATAGGCTATAATGTGGATGAATTGAGAAGAGATGACAGCTTCTATGATATGCTCGCTTCAGAAGCAAGGATGGGTATCTTTGTAGGCATTGCGCAGGGAAAGTTGCCCCAGGAAAGTTGGTTCTCCTTAGGCCGTTTGCTCACCGATTCGAAGGACGGGCCTATACTACTGTCTTGGAGCGGATCGATGTTTGAATATCTAATGCCGCAGTTGGTAATGCCAACCTATGAAAATACTTTATTGCATGCTACCAATATTGCCATGGTAAAACGGCAGATTGAATATGCTAAAAAACGTAATGTGCCCTGGGGCATCTCAGAATCCGGCTACAACAGCGTAGATGCCAGCCTGAATTATCAATACCAAGCTTTCGGCGTGCCTGGGCTGGGGTTAAAACGTGGACTAGAGGAAGACCTGGTCATAGCACCGTACGCTAGTATGCTTGCTTTAACGGTTGCCCCTAAAAAAGCAGCATCTAATTTAAAACTTTTATCGGAGGAAGGTTTTGAAGGGGAATATGGTTTTTTTGAAGCAATTGATTATACCAAAACACGTTTGCCACGTGGCGAAAACCATGTGCTCATCAATTCCTTTATGACCCACCACCAAGGGATGGGGCTTTTATCCTTGGCATATGTTTTATTAAACAAACCAATGCAAAATCGATTTGCCGCGGAATTGCGCTTTCAGGCCACCTTGCTGCTGTTGCAAGAGCGTATTCCAAAAAGATCGATTTTTTATGCACATACAGCTAAAGTTACAGATATACACACTACTGAAGCACAGGCACAATTAAGGATTATAGATACGCCAAATACCCCTATACCGGAATTGCAATTGCTTAGTAATGGAGATTATCAGGTAATGGTAACCAATTCAGGAGGAGGATACAGCCGCTGGAAAAATTTAGCTGTAACCAGATGGCGCGAAGATAGCATAAAAGATAATTACGGAATCTTTTGCTATATAAAGGACGTCAAGAGTGGAAATTTTTGGTCCAACACGTACCATCCTACCCTTCAGCCTTCTGAAAATTATGAAGCTTTATTTTCCCAAGGTACAGTCGAGTTTCACAGGCAGGATTTTGATTTCGAAACCAAAACCCAAATTGTGGTATCTCCTGAAGATGATGTAGAAATAAGGAAAATCAGGATTACAAACCGGTCGCAATACCCAAGAGTTCTGGAAGTTACCAGTTATACAGAGGTTGTTCTGGCCACCCAGGCCTCTGATGAGGCACATCCGGCATTTAGTAACCTTTTTGTCCAAACAGAGATACAGCCAGAATACAATGCTATATTTGGTACAAGAAGACCCCGATCCAAAGATGAATTTCCACCTCATTTTTTCCATTTAATGGATGCTTATGGAACACAAGTGGAAGAAGTTTCCTTCGAAACAGACCGGATGCAATTTATTGGCAGGGGAAGGACCTTGGCTTATCCCCAAGCACTGGATGACGGTAGATTGAGCGGCAACCAGGGAGCTGTTTTGGATCCTGTAATGGCTACCAAATATCGTATAAGCATTAAACCATTCAGCACTGCTACCATCAACCTTGTGTATGGCATTTGCGAAAGTCGCGAAGGGAGTGAAGCGCTCATGCATAAATACAGGGATAAGAATCTTAAAAAACGTGCCTTGGATCTTTCCTGGACGCATAGCCAGGTTTTATTAAGGCAAATAAACGCTACCGAAGCAGAGGCTCAAATATTTGGAAAGTTGGCCTCCTCGGTTATTTATTCAAATCCAGCCTTGCGCGCCAATGAGGCAGTGATAAAGAGCAATTTCAGGGGCCAATCCGGACTTTGGAGCCATTCAGTATCTGGTGACCTGCCGATTGTATTGTTACAAATATTCAACTCGGAAAACCTGGATTTAGTTACGCAAATGATCAAGGCTTATAATTATTGGCAATTAAAAGGATTGAACGTGGATCTTGTGATCTGGAATGAGGACCATGGATCATACCGGCACGAATTACAGGACCAGATCTTAGGAATGATTTCAGCCGGTGACACCTTAACCAGCCATATACCCGGAAAAATATATGTAAAATCAATCGATCAAATTTCCTCAGAGGACCGCATCCTATTTGAAAGCGTTGCCAAAATAATTATCACCGATAATAATGGCTCCCTATCAAAGCAAATATCAAGACAGTACAGAGAAATAGGATCATCTCCCTTATTAGAAGTTAAATCCCGAACTTCCGAAAAAATCGGGCTTGAAAATGTAGTGATGCCACCAGACCTTAAATATTTTAATGGAACTGGTGGTTTTACGGCAGATGGAAAAGAATATAAGATGCTAACCAATAAGGAAGAAACCACGCCGGCCCCTTGGGCGAACATCATTGCAAATCCTACTATTGGAACAGTGGTTTCCGAAAGTGGTTCAGCCTATACCTGGGCCGTGAACGCACATGAATATCGTATTACTCCTTGGCATAATGATCCGGTAACGGACACTGGTGGAGAAGCTTTTTACCTGCGCGATGAAGAAACCGGATTGTTTTGGTCACCAGCGCCTTTTCCTGCAAAAGGCGAATCGAACTATATCACTACTCATGGCTTTGGTTATACCAGTTATGAACATATAGAAAACGGCATTTCTTCAGAAATGAAAGTGTTTGTGGACAAGGAGGCACCCATTAAGTTCGTAGTGCTTAAAATAAAAAATAAAACAGACGGGTTACGAAAACTCTCCACTACAGGGTACCTGGAAATTATTTTAGGCGATGTCCGCTCCAAAACAAATATGCATATTCTTTCAGAATACGATGTCCAGAGCGGAGCCTTGTTCTTTCGAAACAGGTACAATGATGCTTTTGCCAAGCGGGTGGCATTTTTTAAAATTATTGGTGTGAGCAAGTACAGTAATACCACCGACCGGTCGAAGTTTATTGGCAGGAACAGAAGCCTTTCCAATCCAAAAGCTTTGCACCGTCAAGATCTTAGAGGAAGAATTGGAGCCGGACGTGACACCTGCGCTGGTTTGCAAGGAAAATTTAATTTGCTGCCAGAAGAAGAAAGAGAGATAGTTTTTCTTATTGGGAGTGGCGATGACACGGCCTCAGCTATTAAGCTCGTTCAGAATTTTTCAGACCTGAATATAGTTAACCAATCTTTTGACCAGATAAAGGAATATTGGAATGAGATAGTAGATACGGTGCAGGTTCAGACCCCAGATGAGGCCTTAAATCTTCTGGCCAATGGATGGCTCACCTATCAAACCATAGCTTCCAGGTTGTTTGCCCGCAGTGGGTTTTATCAGTCTGGGGGAGCCTTTGGTTTCAGGGACCAAGTTCAAGATGTTCTGTCCTTATTGCACCATAAACCTGAATTTGCCCGAAAACAAATACTTTTAAATGCTTCCCGACAGTTTAAAGAAGGAGATGTTCAACATTGGTGGCATCCCCCTGAAGGGAAAGGCGTGCGCACAAATTGTTCTGATGATCTATTATGGCTGCCATTTGTGGTTTATAGATATTTAAATGCTACCGGGGATTTGGAAATACTGAAAGAAAAAACCGGATTTTTGGAATCCAGGCTGTTGCTTGAAGGCGAAGACTCCCTGTATGATTTACCCATCAGTGGAAATTCAAGTGCCGACCTCTACCACCATTGTTGCCTAACTATAAAACATAGTCTCCGTTTTGGACAATACGGCCTGCCTTTAATGGGTTCCGGTGACTGGAATGACGGAATGGATCAGGTAGGAAATGAAGGTAAGGGAGAAAGCGTATGGTTGGCATTTTTCTTATATGATATTCTTTCCAATTTTGAGAAAGTAGCTATTAAATATGGGGATACCGAATTTGCAGTGATTTGTAAAGAAGAAGCCCTTAAATTACAATCCAATATTGAAAAATTTGCTTGGGACGGGGAATGGTATAAACGCGCCTGGTTTGATGACGGAACGCCGCTGGGGTCAAAAGTAAATGAAGAATGTAGCATTGATGCCATCTCCCAAAGCTGGTCTGTGTTGACGAATGCTGCGCCGGAAGAAAGAAGAAATCAAGCCATGGATTCTTTAAATAAATACCTTGTTAAAAGAGATATGAAAATCATCCAACTTCTTGATCCGCCTTTTGATAAATCTGCTTTGAATCCAGGATATATAAAAGGATATGTGCCCGGTGTAAGGGAAAATGGGGGACAATATTCCCATGCAGCCATTTGGACCTTAATGGCCTTCGCAGCGCTTGGCGACAGGAAGACAGCCTATGAACTCTTTAATATGATACAACCTATTACTCATGCCTTAAATCAGGAGGATGTTCAGATATACAAGGTAGAGCCTTATGTGATGGCCGCAGATGTTTACGCCAATGAAACCCATCGGGGCCGGGGCGGATGGACCTGGTACACTGGTTCCGCAGGCTGGATGAATCAATTTATTATCGGCTCCCTGTTGGGCATGGAACTATTGGTGGACCACCTTAAATTTACACCCTGTTATCCTGAGGAATGGCCTTCGGTTACAATCGACTACCGTTTCAAAACCACTACCTATAATATCACAATATTTCAGGAGAGAAATATGGAAGGATCGTGGTGGAAAATGGAAAATGAGCAAGGCAAAGGAAATATTATTCCCCTAAAAGACGATGGTGGGCAGCATGGGGTTGAAGTTCATATTTTGATTTAG